CCAGACTGGCCCTTATGCTATGGCGAACTCGTGCCAGCCAAGCAGATGAATCTCCAGGTATTCCTGGAGTGGTTTCACAGATTGGATGCAGCTTTAATTGGTTTAAGCGCGATCGCACTCTTCGGTTTGTCCTGGTGGCATCGTCGTTTCTTACCCTCTTGGCTGCCTTGGGCATCTACATTCGCCCTGTTTTTAATCGTCTTCCAAGGCGTTTTGGGGGGACTCACCGTCACCGAACTGTTGCGGTTTGATATCGTTACCGCCCATTTAGGCACGGCGCTATTGTTTTTTAGCACCCTCTTGATTATCGGCACAGCACTCACACCCTATCAGGGGACTGGAACCGTTGGTAAGTTACCTTGGGTCAGTTTAACTGCTGCTGTTTTAGTTTACCTGCAAAGTCTGCTAGGTGCTTTGGTCGGCTCTCGCTGGGCGCTACATCAATGCCTCGGCGGTTCTCAACTTTGTACTGTAATGTACAGCCATATTGCTGGTTTAGTGCCGCCAACAGTGGCAACCTTGGCAATGGTATTTATCTGTTGGCGGACACCAGCACTACATCCAGCCTTGCGGCGACTGGCAAATATGGCTGGTGGGTTGTTGACGTTACAAATCTTGTTGGGATTTGCCACCTTCAAATTACATCTCCAAGTCGAACCTCTCACAGTCTCTCACCAAGCGATAGGAGCAGCTTTGCTGGGTACTTTGGTGGCTTTCACAGTTCTCGCATTGCGTGACTGGGCTACTAGCCGCGAGATCACAGTCTTGAGCAATGAGTGCTGAGTATGGAGTCAGAGAACAAAGGGAGTAGTGGAAGCAAGAATTCCTAACTCTTGTACAGACGCGATTAATCGTGTCTCTAACTCCTAACTGAGCACTAAATTATGGCCGCAACGGCGAGTATTGCGACCCACGCAGGTGCAGAAAATCTGTGTTTTCATTTGCCTGAAAGAGCCAGCTTGAGCGGGGGCTGCATATAAGTTGTTGAAAAATAAGGAACCAGAGCCAAAATGATTGAGACTAATGTCTCTCGCCACCACGAAACATTTTTACAGGTAGTTCAAAGTTACTACCAGCTAACGAAGCCTCGGATTATTCCGTTGCTTTTGATTACCACGGCTGGGAGTATGTGGATTGCTGCTAAGGGAGAAGTAGACCCATTGCTGTTGCTAGTAACTCTCACTGGTGGCACTTTGGCTGCTGCAAGCGCCCAGACGATTAACTGTGTCTATGACCGGGATATTGATTATGACATGGAGCGGACGCGCCATCGTCCGATACCTTCGGGTAAGGTGCAGCCACGCGATGCTCTAATTTTTGCGATCGCGCTGGCGACGATTTCCTTTACACTCCTAGCAGTATTTGCCAACCTGTTAGCCGCCCTGCTAGCCTTCTCTGGCATCGTCTTTTACATTTTGGTCTATACCCACTGGCTGAAACGCCACACCACCCAGAATATCGTTGTTGGTGGAGCGGCTGGGGCAATTCCGGCGTTAGTGGGTTGGGCTGCTGTGACGGGTACATTAAGCTGGTCAGCATGGTTAATTTTTGCCATCGTCTTTTTGTGGACACCGCCCCATTTCTGGGCTTTAGCTCTAATGATTCGGGACGATTACGCAAAGGTTGGGATACCAATGCTACCTGTGATCGAAGGTGATACGGCAACCGTGAAGCAGATTTGGTACTATACGCTGGTGACAGTATTTGCAACTGTGTTATTGGTTTATCCTTTGGGTGCAAGTGGAATTCTTTATGCTGCGATCGCTCTAAGTCTGGGAGGATTATTTATCCACAAATCTTGGCGGCTGTTGCAAAATCCAGAGGATCGCACTGTCGCTAGAGAGTTGTTTCTCTATTCCATCTCCTACATGATGCTGTTGTGTCTGGGAATGGTAGTTGATAGTCTTCCCGTTACCCATAATCTAATTAATGCAGCGATCAATCAGTTGCATTTTATAGCTTAGGGGATGGAAAATTTAGCGATCGCGTTTGGTAAAGGGGCGCGATCGCATTTTTGGAAATTAAAAAATATACATAATAATTAGAGATTGGCAGATTTGCGATTTCTACGATGGGCTACGCCTACGCGAGTATAATTTCACTCATAACCAAATTGATTAAAAAGCTGAATGAACTTGTAAAAAATCTAAATGT
This portion of the Nostoc sp. GT001 genome encodes:
- a CDS encoding heme o synthase, with the translated sequence MIETNVSRHHETFLQVVQSYYQLTKPRIIPLLLITTAGSMWIAAKGEVDPLLLLVTLTGGTLAAASAQTINCVYDRDIDYDMERTRHRPIPSGKVQPRDALIFAIALATISFTLLAVFANLLAALLAFSGIVFYILVYTHWLKRHTTQNIVVGGAAGAIPALVGWAAVTGTLSWSAWLIFAIVFLWTPPHFWALALMIRDDYAKVGIPMLPVIEGDTATVKQIWYYTLVTVFATVLLVYPLGASGILYAAIALSLGGLFIHKSWRLLQNPEDRTVARELFLYSISYMMLLCLGMVVDSLPVTHNLINAAINQLHFIA
- a CDS encoding heme A synthase translates to MSEFVLQQQNEAAVEQQKPKEMIRRLVWKICIATLILMAIGSATRVMNAGLACPDWPLCYGELVPAKQMNLQVFLEWFHRLDAALIGLSAIALFGLSWWHRRFLPSWLPWASTFALFLIVFQGVLGGLTVTELLRFDIVTAHLGTALLFFSTLLIIGTALTPYQGTGTVGKLPWVSLTAAVLVYLQSLLGALVGSRWALHQCLGGSQLCTVMYSHIAGLVPPTVATLAMVFICWRTPALHPALRRLANMAGGLLTLQILLGFATFKLHLQVEPLTVSHQAIGAALLGTLVAFTVLALRDWATSREITVLSNEC